The Klebsiella africana sequence TTCCGAAGAAGCCTTTAAAGGCCGCGGCGTTTCCGCTTGCGCCACCTGTGACGGATTCTTCTATCGCAACCAGAAAGTAGCAGTCATCGGCGGCGGCAACACCGCAGTTGAAGAGGCTCTGTATCTGTCGAATATCGCCTCTGAGGTGCATCTGATCCACCGCCGCGATTCGTTCCGTGCGGAAAAAATCCTCATCAAGCGTCTGATGGATAAAGTCGAAAGCGGTAACATCGTGCTGCATACTGACCGCACCCTTGAAGAGGTGACCGGCGACCAGATGGGCGTCAGCGGGCTGCGTCTGCGCGATACCAAAAACAGCGACAACGTCGAGTCCCTGGAAGTAGCCGGTCTGTTCGTCGCCATTGGTCACAGCCCGAACACTGCCATCTTTGAGGGTCAGCTGGAGCTGGAGAACGGCTACATCAAAGTGCAGTCCGGTATCCATGGCAATGCGACCCAGACCAGCATCCCTGGCGTATTCGCCGCTGGCGATGTCATGGACCATATCTATCGCCAGGCGATCACCTCTGCGGGCACCGGCTGCATGGCAGCGCTAGACGCCGAACGGTATCTCGACGGTTTGGCTGACGCTTGCAAATAATCTTTACAAGTCAGTAACAAAGGTAAAGAAGGCGACGAAAAGTCGCCTTTATTTTTGCTGCGATGTAACATTGCCGTGCCCAATACTCCCATAACAACACCTGCAAAGCGCGCAATGAATAAAACCCGTCAACAAGAGTTAACCCGCTGGTTAAAACAGCAAAGTATTATCTCCCGTCGCTGGTTGATGATTTCCCGCCTGCTTGGCGTGGCGAGCGGTCTGCTGATCGTGGCGCAGGCCTGGTTCCTGGCGCGGATCCTGCACCGAATGGTGATGGAAAATATTCCGGCAACCGCCCTGCTGCTGCCGCTCACGCTGTTGGTGCTGATCTTTGTGCTGCGTGCCTGGGTGGTCTGGCTGCGTGAACGGGTCGGCTTTCAGGCCGGACAGCATATCCGCTATGAGATTCGCCGCCAGGTTCTTGACCGCCTCCAGCAGGCAGGCCCGGCGTGGATCCAGGGCAAACCGGCCGGCAGTTGGGCAACGCTTATTCTTGAGCAAATCGACGACATGCACGATTATTATGCCCGCTACCTGCCCCAGATGACGCTGGCGGCCTGCGTGCCGCTGCTGATCGTTATCACTATTTTCCCGATTAACTGGGCCGCCGCGCTGATCCTTCTCGGCACTGCGCCGCTGATCCCGCTTTTCATGGCCCTGGTTGGGATGGGCGCCGCCGATGCCAACCGGCGTAACTTCCAGGCGCTGGCCCGCCTCAGCGGCCACTTCCTCGACCGCCTGCGCGGCATGGAAACCTTGCGTATTTTTCATCGCGGACAGGCAGAAACTGATAATATCCGCGACGCCTCGCAGGATTTTCGCCAACGCACCATGGAAGTCCTGCGTCTGGCCTTCCTCTCCTCCGGAGTTCTGGAGTTTTTCACCTCCCTCTCCATTGCGCTGGTGGCGGTGTATTTTGGCTTTTCTTATCTTGGCGAGCTGAACTTCGGCCACTATGGCGCGGGCGTCACGCTGATGGCAGGATTCCTGACGCTGATCCTCGCCCCGGAATTTTTCCAGCCGTTACGTGACCTGGGTACCTTCTACCATGCCAAAGCCCAGGCCGTGGGTGCCGCAGACAGCCTGAAAACGTTTATGGAAACGCCGCTGACCCAGGTGGAGCGCGGCGAGAAAACCTTAAATGATAACGATCTGATTGGCGTGGAAGCGCGCGATCTGGTGATCAAATCTCCGGAAGGTAAAGTCCTGGCCGGGCCGCTTAATTTTTCACTGCCCGCCGGCGCTCGTGTGGTGCTGGTCGGCCAGAGCGGATCCGGGAAAAGCTCTTTACTAAATACACTGCTCGGCTTTTTGCCCTATGAGGGTTCGCTGAAGGTTAACGGCGCAGAGCTGCGCGAGCTGGACGCCGAACGTTGGCGCCGCCTGCTGAGCTGGGTGGGGCAGAATCCCCAGCTACCCGCCGCCACGCTGCGGGAAAATGTATTGCTGGCATGGCCCGAAGCTAGCGAAGCACAGCTTCGGCTGGCGCTGGACAAGGCCTGGGTCAGCGAATTCATCTCTCTGCTGCCGCAGGGGATCCATACCGCCGTAGGCGATCAGGCGGGTCGCCTGTCGGTTGGCCAGGCGCAGCGTATCGCTGTCGCCCGTGCACTATTAGTGCCCTGCCGCCTGCTGCTGCTGGATGAACCTGCCGCCAGCCTTGACGCCCATAGCGAACAGCGAGTCATGCAGGCCCTGACCCACGCTTCCACCCAACAAACCACGCTGCTGGTCACCCACCAACTCGAGGGGCTGGCTGATTGGGATGCCATCTGGGTGATGCAGGACGGACAGATTATCGAACAAGGCGACTACGCCACGCTGGCTCGTGCAGGTGGTGTCTTCTCGGCGCTGCTGGCCCATCGTCAGGAGGAGATTTAAATGCGCGCACTTTTACCCTATCTGGCGCTCTATAAACGCCATAAATGGATGCTACTGCTCGGCGTCGTGCTGGCCATTGTGACCCTGCTGGCCAGCATCGGCTTGCTGACGCTCTCCGGCTGGTTCCTCTCCGCCTCAGCGGTGGTGGGCGTCGCGGGGATCTACAGTTTTAACTATATGCTGCCTGCCGCGGGCGTTCGCGGCGCGGCGATTATCCGTACCGCCGGGCGCTACTTTGAGCGTCTGGTTAGCCACGACGCTACCTTTCGCGTGCTGCAGCACCTGCGCGTTTTCACCTTCAGCAAACTGCTCCCTCTCTCTCCGGCGGGGCTGGCGCGCTTTCGCCAGGGTGAACTGCTCAACCGCGTGGTAGCCGACGTCGATACCCTGGATCATCTCTACCTGCGGGTTATTTCGCCGCTGGTCGGCGCCCTGGTGGTGATTGTGGTGGTGACCTGCGGATTAAGCCTGCTCGACATCACCCTCGCGCTGACGCTGGGCGGCATCATGCTGGTGACCCTGCTGGTTATGCCGCCGCTGTTCTATCGCGCCGGTAAACCGGCCGGCGAAAGTATGACCCAGCTGCGCGGCCAGTATCGGCAACAGCTTACCGCCTGGCTGCAGGGCCAGGCGGAGCTGATGGTGTTTAACGCCAGCGATCGCTATCGCGCGCAAATGGAAAAGACCGAGCTCAGCTGGCAGGACGCGCAGCGTCGCCAGGCCGAGCTGACCGCGCTTTCGCAGGCTCTGATGCTGTTGATCGGCGGTATCGCCGTGGTGGCCATGCTCTGGCTGGCCTCAGACGGCGTCGGCGGAAACAGTCAGCCAGGGGCACTGATCGCCCTGTTCGTATTCTGCGCGCTGGCGGCTTTCGAAGCCCTGGCGCCCGTCACCGGCGCTTTCCAGCATTTAGGCCAGGTGATCGCCTCCGCGCGGCGGATCTCGCAGATCACCGACCAGCAGCCGGAAGTTACCTTTGTCGAGAGTGAAGCCAGTGCGCCAGAGCAGGTGGCCCTAACGCTTCGGGAGGTCTCCTTCCGCTATCCTCAGCAGCCCACCCCTGCCCTGGAGAATATTTCCCTGCAGATTGCCGCCGGAGAGCATATCGCCATTCTTGGCCGGACCGGTTGCGGAAAGTCGACGCTGTTGCAGTTGCTTACCCGCGCCTGGGACCCGGCGCAGGGAGAGATCTTACTCAACGACCAGCCGCTGTCTGGACTCAGCGAAACCACCCTGCGTCAGTCAATGAGCGTAGTCCCGCAGCGCGTGCACCTGTTTAGCGCCACCCTGCGCGATAACCTGCTGCTGGCGGCACCTGGCGCTGATGACGCGACGCTCTGCGCGACGCTCGAGAAAGTGGGGCTGGAAAAGCTGCTGGAAGATAGCGGACTGAACAGCTGGTTGGGCGAAGGCGGACGCCAGCTCTCCGGCGGCGAACTGCGCCGGCTGGCCATTGCCCGCGCGCTGCTCCACGATGCGCCGCTGATGCTGCTCGATGAACCGACAGAAGGTCTGGATGCGGCCACCGAAAGCCAGATCCTGCATCTGCTGGCGGATGTCATGCGCGACAAAACCGTGCTGATGGTCACCCATCGCCTGCGGGGCCTGGCGCGTTTTAATCAGATAATAGTCATGGACAACGGCCAGATTATTGAGCAAGGTAGTCACGCGGAGCTGCTCGCTAAACAGGGCCGGTACTTCCAGTTTAAACAGCGTCTGTAGGCTATTATCTAATTTTTGCTGATGCGTATTGAGGTTAAAATGCGTCTGGTTCAGCTCTCCCGGCACTCTATCGCCTTCCCCTCTCCGGAAGGCGCCCTGCGAGAACCTAACGGCCTGCTGGCGCTCGGCGGCGATCTGAGCCCCGCGCGGCTGCTGATGGCCTATCAGCGTGGTATTTTCCCCTGGTTTTCCCCTGGCGACCCGATCCTCTGGTGGTCGCCTGACCCCCGGGCGGTACTCTGGCCGGAGCGGTTCCATCTCAGCCGCAGCATGAAACGCTTTCATCAGCGTTCGCCCTACCGGGTCACGCTCAATCACGCCTTTGGCGAGGTGATTGAGGGCTGCGCCAGCGATCGTGACGAAGGTACCTGGATAACCAGCAGTATCGTTCGCGCCTATCACCAGCTGCATGAGCTGGGCCATGCCCACTCCATTGAAGTCTGGCAGGAGAATACGCTGGTGGGGGGAATGTACGGCGTGGCGCAGGGGGCGCTGTTTTGCGGCGAATCGATGTTTAGCCGGGCGGAAAATGCCTCTAAAACTGCGCTGCTGGTATTCTGCCAGGACTTTGTGCAGAGCGGCGGTAAATTAATAGACTGTCAGGTGCTGAACAACCATACCGCTTCATTAGGCGCAGTGGATATTCCTCGCCGTGATTATCTGGACTATCTGTCGGTATTACGTGGTTACCGCCTGCCCGAGCGATTTTGGGTGCCGCGGGTGCTATTTCCCGGCGTGCAATAAAATGTTTTCAGCACATTTTGCGTCAGGATGGTATAATTGCGCGGTAGAGTAGCTTCTGCCTGTTGCCCCGCCGCCGTTTGGGAATAATAAGAGTCAGATAACGCCCATCGTTCTGTCACTCCCCTTTACGTTTGCGCCTGTCACGCGGCATGGCCGTGTGTGTCCCGGGCAATGCGCCAAAACTACTTCGGCGATTCATACCCGTCATATTTCCGTTGCCGGTGTGCTGATTATGCGCCTTGCGGCAAGGTGAATGATTCAGGGTAGACACGTAAAACTTTACTTACATGATGAACTTCGGCATTATCTTGCCGGTTCAAAACTACGGTAGTGATACCCCAGAGGACTAGATGGCCAAAGAAGACAATATTGAAATGCAGGGCACCGTACTTGAAACGTTGCCTAACACTATGTTCCGCGTAGAACTGGAAAACGGTCACGTGGTAACCGCGCATATCTCCGGTAAAATGCGTAAAAACTACATCCGCATTCTGACGGGCGACAAAGTGACTGTTGAGCTGACCCCGTACGACCTGAGCAAAGGCCGCATTGTCTTCCGTAGTCGCTGATTGTTTTCGCCCCTAAGGCGTCAGATGCTGAAGGCCGGGATATTCCCGGTCTTTTCATTTCTGCCGTCAGCAAAAAAAAACCGGCCTCAGGCCGGTTTTTTGTGTTGAAGCGATCCTTAGTGAGCGGCTTCCGGTTTATGCTTAGGCGCGCTCTGGAAGTCGTAGGTCAGCGTGTTTTTCGCGCTGTCCAGGGCGACCGTCACCTGACCACCATCGACCAAAGAGCCAAACAGCAGCTCGTTCGCCAGCGGTTTTTTCAGGTTGTCCTGAATGACGCGCCCCATTGGCCTTGCCCCCATCGCCCGATCGTAGCCTTTCGCCGCCAGCCAGTCCCGCGCTTCCTGACTGACTTCCAGGGAGACGCCTTTCTGGTCCAGCTGGACCTGCAGCTCGACGATAAACTTGTCGACAACCTGATGGATCACCGTGGTAGACAAATGATCGAACCAGATAATGTTGTCGAGGCGGTTACGGAACTCCGGCGTAAAGATCTTTTTGATCTCATCCATAGCATCCGGACTGTTATCCTGCTGAATAAGGCCAATCGATTTACGCTCAGTTTCCCGCACCCCGGCGTTGGTGGTCATCACCAGCACCACGTTGCGGAAGTCCGCTTTACGCCCGTTGTTATCGGTCAGCGTCCCGTTATCCATCACCTGCAGCAGCAGGTTGAACACATCCGGATGCGCTTTTTCGATCTCATCAAGCAGCAGCACCGCGTGCGGATGTTTAATCACCGCATCGGTCAGCAGCCCGCCCTGATCGAAGCCAACATAGCCCGGAGGCGCCCCGATTAAACGGCTGACGGTATGACGTTCCATATATTCGGACATGTCAAAACGCAGCAGCTCAATACCCAGCGCCTTCGCCAGCTGCACGGTGACTTCGGTTTTCCCGACCCCGGTAGGCCCGGCGAACAGGAATGACCCAACCGGCTTGTGCTCGTGGCCCAGGCCGGCGCGCGCCATTTTGATGGCTTCGGTCAGCGCCTCAATGGCTTTATCCTGACCGAAGACCAGCATTTTCAGACGGTCGCCCAGGTTTTTCAGCGTGTCGCGATCGCTGCGGGAGACGCTCTTCTCAGGGATCCGCGCAATGCGCGCCACCACTGATTCGATATCCGCCACGTTAACCGTTTTCTTACGCTTGCTGACCGGCATTAAGCGCGCCCGCGCGCCCGCTTCGTCAATGACATCAATTGCCTTATCCGGCAGATGACGATCGTTAATGTATTTCACCGCCAGCTCAACCGCCGCACGCACCGCCTTAGCGGTATAACGCACGTCATGGTGCGCTTCGTACTTCGGCTTCAGGCCGTTGATAATCTGCACCGTCTCTTCCACCGACGGTTCGGTAATATCGATCTTCTGGAAACGACGCGCCAGCGCACGATCTTTCTCAAAGATGTTGCTGAACTCCTGGTAAGTGGTGGAGCCGATCACCCGGATCTTGCCGCTGGAAAGCAGCGGTTTGATCAGGTTAGCCGCATCGACCTGGCCGCCAGACGCCGCCCCCGCACCGATGATGGTGTGGATTTCATCAATGAACAGGATGCTGTTGGTATCCTGCTCCAGCTGTTTGAGCAACGCCTTGAAGCGTTTTTCAAAATCGCCACGATATTTGGTGCCTGCCAGCAGTGAGCCAATGTCAAGCGAGTAGATGGTGCAGTCGGCCATTACTTCCGGCACATCGCCCTGCACAATACGCCAGGCAAGGCCTTCGGCGATCGCGGTTTTACCGACGCCGGATTCGCCCACCAGCAGCGGGTTATTTTTACGCCGACGGCACAAAACCTGAATGGCGCGCTCCAGCTCTTTTTCACGGCCGATCAGGGGATCAATGCCGCCAACGCGAGCAAGCTGATTGAGGTTGGTGGTGAAGTTTTCCATACGTTCCTCCCCGCCGGCTTGCTCTTCATTGCCAGGCTGGCTTCCGCTATTGTCGGAAGACTGGCTCGGCTCGTCTTTGCGTGTACCATGAGAAATGAAGTTCACCACATCAAGTCGGCTCACTTCATGTTTACGCAGCAGGTAGGCGGCCTGCGACTCCTGCTCGCTGAAAATCGCCACCAGCACGTTAGCGCCGGTGACTTCGCTGCGGCCAGACGATTGCACGTGGAAGACAGCGCGCTGCAGCACACGCTGGAAGCTCAGCGTCGGCTGGGTGTCGCGCTCTTCTTCCGTTGCCGGCAGGACGGGTGTGGTTTGTTCGATGAAGGCTTCAAGTTCCTGACGCAATGCTACCAGGTCCACTGAACACGCTTCCAGGGCCTCACGGGCCGAGGGGTTGCTTAGCAGAGCCAGCAGCAAGTGCTCGACAGTCATAAACTCATGACGGTGCTCGCGCGCTCTGGCGAAAGCCATATTTAAACTGAGTTCCAGTTCTTGATTGAGCATAGGCACCTCCCCCAATTTTCATGCCTGTATTCAGGCTTTTTCCAGCGTACACAGCAATGGATGCTCGTTCTCCCTCGCGTACTGATTCACCATAGCGACTTTGGTCTCCGCCACTTCCGCGGTAAATACGCCACAAATCGCCTTACCTTCATAGTGAACCGTGAGCATCAGTTGCGTTGCACGTTCAACATCATAAGAAAAGAATTTTTGTAACACGTCAATAACAAACTCCATTGGAGTGTAGTCATCATTGACCAATATCACTTTATACATAGATGGCGGTTTAATCGCATCACGAACTTCGTCGTCAACCAGTTGCTCGAAGTCCAGCCAATCTCTCTTACTCATCGTCAGTGTTCATCATCGGTTGCTGTTGCCAACAGGCGGAGGCCTGTCGATGACCAGAGGTTATGCTCATCACAAATCTACAATAGATCATAGATAACTATCATCTATCGCTTCTATCCGCGACGGCTGTCACATTCCCCGGCAATAGCGTTAACTGCTTCAAATTTTGACGCATTTTTCGCCGTTCCCCCTCCTCAATCGCTTGACGCGTTTTCGTATTTCTCTAAATTGTAGTAGCGAGAGTTGGCGAGCAATTGAACAACTCGTCACTCCACCACCGGTTCATTCCATCTTACTAATAAAGATTTACGAAGGATGTCGAAGTATGGAAATGGGTACTGTTAAGTGGTTCAACAATGCCAAAGGGTTCGGTTTTATCTGCCCTGAGGGCGGCGGCGAAGACATTTTCGCCCATTACTCCACCATCCAGATGGATGGTTACAGAACGCTAAAAGCCGGACAAGCCGTTCGGTTTGATGTTCACCAGGGGCCAAAAGGCAACCACGCCAGCGTGATCGTCCCTGTGGAAGCGGAAACGGCTGCATAACTCTTTTGCTTCATTGTGTACATCCTGCTAATAAAATGCCAGTCCTTCTGACTGGCATTTTTATTTCTATTCCCGCGCCAGGGCATCCACCGGATCGAGCCGCGCCGCGTTGCGTGCGGGCAACCAACCAAACAGCACGCCGGTCAGCGTCGAACAGATAAACGCCGTCACCAGCGCCAGCGGAGAAAAACCGATCTCCCAGCCGGGCAGGACCAACTGCAGAATAAACGCGATCATCAGCGACAACGTCACCCCCAGCGCGCCACCGACCAGACAAACCAGCACCGCTTCGATGAGAAACTGCTGTAGCACATCGCTGGCCCGAGCCCCTACCGCCATGCGGATGCCGATCTCCCGCGTTCGCTCTGTCACCGACACCAGCATAATATTCATTACACCAATACCGCCAACCACCAGAGCAATCACCGCCACCAATGTCAGGAACAGCTGTAAGGTATGTGTGGTCCTTTCTGCGGTTTTCAAGATGCTATCCATATTCCATGTGAATACATCTTTTTTACCATGCCGCAGCTCCAGCAGACGTAGCAGCTGCTTCTCTGCGGTTTCGCTGTCATAGCCTTCATTAACGCGCACCGTAATGGAGTTCAGCCACGACTGGCCCATCACTCTTCCCGCCATCGTGGTGTATGGCAACCAGACGCGGAGAATTTTACTGCTGCCGAACATTGACTGTTTTTCATCTGCGACGCCAATCACCGTGGCGGGCATATTGCCGACCAGGATCACCTCTCCCACCACTTTCGCTTTATTGGGAAACAGCTGTCGGCGGGTATTGCTGTCGAGCACCACCACCTGCGCCCGACTGTTGAGCTGCAGTTCATTAAAGGTATTACCTTCGCTGAAGGTCATGCCGTAAACATTAAAGTACTGCGGGCCGACCCCTTCCGCGCTGGCGGCAACGTCAATATTGTTGGCGCGCAGGCGCAGGCTTTTTGAAACTGCCGGCGTGGCGGAACGCACCCAGGGCTGCTTCTGGATCGCCAGCAAATCGTCATACTTCAGCGCCTGCTGGTAGCGCGGGTCGTCGTCGCCAAAATCCTTTCCGGGGTAGACATCGATGGTATTGGTGCCTATCGCGCGAATATCCGCCAGCACCATCTGCTTAGCCGCATCGCCGACCACCACGATCGATACCACCGAGGCAATACCAATAATAATGCCGAGCATGGTCAGCAGGGTACGCATCTTATTCGCCGCCATCGCTCGCCAGGCCATCACCAACGCTTCGCGAAAGCCGCTGGTAAACTGACGCCACGCCGAAGGCTCTGCCTGCGGACGGGCGCGCAGTCCGCCGCCCTGGCGGCTGGCGGGCGGGTTGCGGACAATCTCGCCGTCGCGGATCTCGACGATCCGCTCCGCCTGAGCGGCGACCTGCGGATCGTGGGTCACAATGATGACCGTGTGCCCTTGCGCTTTCAGCTGGTGCAGGATCGCCATCACTTCTTCGCCGGAATGGCTGTCCAGCGCGCCGGTCGGTTCATCAGCGAGGATCACCTCCCCGCCATTCATCAGGGCGCGGGCGATACTGACCCGCTGCTGCTGGCCGCCGGACAGCTGCGACGGCTGATAGTCGGCGCGGTCGCCCAGTCCCAGCCGCCCCAGTAGCTCATGAGCGCGCTCCATCCGCGCGCGCCGTTCACTGCCGGCATACACCGCCGGCACTTCGACGTTCTGCGCGGCGGTAAGGTGCGACAGCAGGTGGTAGCGTTGAAAAATAAAGCCAAAGTGTTCCCGCCGCAGACGGGCCAGCGCATCGCCATCCAGTTGCGCGATATCGGTTCCCGCCACCCGGTAGATGCCGCTGGTGGGTTTGTCGAGGCAGCCAAGGATATTCATCAGCGTCGATTTTCCCGAGCCGGAGGCGCCCACGATCGCCACCATCTCCCCCGCATGGATGCTGAGGGTGATCCCCTTCAGGACCTCAACGCTGCCGTCGCCGGAAGGATAGCTGCGACGTATATCACGCAGCTCGAGCAACGCCGTCATTTTGCCGCCCCGCTCGCGCTCTCGCCGATGATCACCTCATCCCCCTCTTCCAGGCCCTGCACCACCGCGACGTCGGTATCATTGCGGGCGCCAATGATAACCTCACGCTCTTTTACCTCGCCGGTGCGCAACAGCCGGACGTGATAGCGGTTATCCCCAACCGCATCGCCCAGGGCGCTCAGCGGAATAGTGATCACGTTTTTCACCTCGGCCAGCTGAATATGTACCTGCGCGGTCATGTCGAGGCGCAGGATGCCCTGCGGGTTCGGTACCTCGAAGCGGGCATAATAGAAGATGGCATCATTCACTTTTTCCGGCGTCGGCAGAATGTCTTTCAACTTACCTTCATAACGAGTTAGCGGGTCGCCCAGTACAGTAAACCACGCTTTTTGTCCCGGCCTGAGGTGGATGACATCCGCTTCAGATACCTGCGCCTTAACCAGCATGGTGCTGAGATCCGCCAGCGTCAAAATGTTCGGCGCCTGCTGCGCCGCGATCACCGTCTGTCCCTGCAGGGTGGTAATTTGCGTCACTTCACCCGCCATCGGCGCCAGGATCCGCGTGTAGTCGAGGTTGGTCTTCGCCGTATCGAGGGTTGCCTGGTTACGCTTAATTTGCGCCTCAATCGTACCGATTTGCGCCTGTTTCACCGCCAGGTCGGTCGCCGCGGTATCAAGGTCCTGTCGCGACACCAGCTGGCGCTGCGCCAGCTGTTGCTGACGGGCCAAAGTCACCTGCGCCAGTTTACTCTCTGCGCGTGCCTGGTTGAGCTGGGCCCGCAGTTCCATTAGCGTGGCTTCAACCTCTTTAATCTGGTTTTGCGCCTGCTCAGGATCGATTACCCCGAGCAACTGGTCCTTTTTGACCTTATCGCCAATATTGACGTGTAGCGTTTTCAGCTGTCCGCTGACCTGGGCCCCCACGTCAACTTTGCGCAGGGCATCCAGCTTGCCGGTGGCCAGCACGCTCTGCTGGAGGTCGCCTTTACGCACCACCAGCGTCTGATAGTGCGGCAGTGGCGCGTTGAGAATGCGCCATCCCCAAACGGCCAACGCCAGTACAACGATTGCCAGCAGCCACCAGACGGTCCTGCGTTTTCCCTTCACTTTCATAATCCGATTCCTGCTGTTTCTCCTGCCGCTCCAGGCGGTGATTCTATCGAACCCCGCAGGCAACAGAACACCCATTTTTAGCGTTGCTTACGTTTTGTTGAGCTGCCGGAGAGCATCATGCCGCCGGAATAGCCGACGGCGATGAGATTAATCGGCGCGACCGCGTGCCAGCCACAGCACCCGCGAGAACATTTTTTTCAGCAACGTAGGCACGGCGTCCACGCCGCGACGACCCGCTTCCATCGCCACCTCTATCGCCAGATCGGGCTTAGATGAACGATGAATGGCCTTGGTGATCACCCGCCGCATATTCATCGGGACATTGGCCGGGATCTGCGCCACCCGGTGATAAACGTCATCAAATCCCTGGCGGTACATAAAATGCTCCATATCCAGCGCCGGCAAGCTGGTCAGATGGTCGCGCTCCAGCTCCCGATCGTTGTTAAGCAGACCGCGTACCGTCGCGGCATATTTTTTCCCCGCTTCATCACCATCCACCAGCACGTGCCACTGGATCCCCATCCGTCGGGCAAATTTGATTAACGGTTTCAGGCCGGACTGAGCAAATTCAATCACCTTCACCCCCTCGGCATCAAAATGATGACCACACTGGCGGGCCAGCTCGTTGATAACCCAGGTCTCTGTCTCTCCCTCCACCAGCAGCCAGCAGCGGGCGAAGAGTGATGAGGCGCGGTTGAAGCGAATATGAAAGGCGATACGCCGACTGTCTTCGGCATTCATTCCGCCGGGCCCCAGCCGCCACGCCGATACCCGCGCAGATTCGCGCACCAGCCGGCAAACCTGCTCCACCGGCGTCAGGGACAACAGCTCTCCGGAGTTGGTGGTGGTCACGCGCTGTAACGGCAACAAATTCAGCAGGTGCCAGGCGACAGAGAGCATGATCGGATGCAGACGGGTTTCCGGATCTTCAATCAGCAGCAACGGCCGTGCATCGCGATCGAGGCGTACCGTTCCTTTGGCCTGCAGTAGGGTGGCAAACAGCCCCAGCAGGATCACCCGATGGCTTCTCCCGCCGGGCTTATCAATCATCCGGTTGATAATATCCAGATACCGCCAGCTGCGCTGTTCATCATGAGAGCGCCGCCGCATCAGGCGATGTCGCGTCTGAGCGCTACTTTGCTCAGCAAAGTAATGCTCCAGCAGTTGCACCATGGCCGACAGCCCCTGGCGGATCTGACCGTCCGACAGGTTTTGCGGATGACTCACCAGTTCGCGGGACAGAAAGTCCAGCTGACGGGCAGTGATCTCTATCTGCGGCGAATGCGGTACCGTTCCGTTATGAATGCGCCGCATAAAGCGCGCGTCGCGCAGGCGCAACACCGGCATCAATCGCACCAGGTGTCGGGCCAGCTCGTCAATATCTTCCAGCGCCAGCGCTTCACCTTCACCATCGATAAAACTGCGCAGGGTCAACACGCTGTCGTCCCCGGCGAGCTCGCCCTCGAGGCGGTAGAACACCCGGTGATACCCGTCATCGCAAGGCACCCAGCAGCGCTGAAGCGGACGAAAGCGCCGCACCCGATGACGCCCCGGCTCCGTTTCGCGGAAGGTCAGGATAATGTGCAAATGGTGTTCGCGTCCCTGGATGTCACCGGGCGGAAACCAGAAGTCATCGCGAACAAAGTGATAAAGATCGAACTCAGGGGACAAAAGCAGGGTCAGCGCATCGAGCAGACTGGACTTCCCCCACGCGTTCTCCCCGATCAGGACGTTATTTTGCTCCAGCATCAACGACAAACGATTGATACCGCGAAAACCGACGATTTCTACGCGCTCAAGAA is a genomic window containing:
- the macA gene encoding macrolide transporter subunit MacA, whose protein sequence is MKVKGKRRTVWWLLAIVVLALAVWGWRILNAPLPHYQTLVVRKGDLQQSVLATGKLDALRKVDVGAQVSGQLKTLHVNIGDKVKKDQLLGVIDPEQAQNQIKEVEATLMELRAQLNQARAESKLAQVTLARQQQLAQRQLVSRQDLDTAATDLAVKQAQIGTIEAQIKRNQATLDTAKTNLDYTRILAPMAGEVTQITTLQGQTVIAAQQAPNILTLADLSTMLVKAQVSEADVIHLRPGQKAWFTVLGDPLTRYEGKLKDILPTPEKVNDAIFYYARFEVPNPQGILRLDMTAQVHIQLAEVKNVITIPLSALGDAVGDNRYHVRLLRTGEVKEREVIIGARNDTDVAVVQGLEEGDEVIIGESASGAAK
- the clpA gene encoding ATP-dependent Clp protease ATP-binding subunit ClpA — protein: MLNQELELSLNMAFARAREHRHEFMTVEHLLLALLSNPSAREALEACSVDLVALRQELEAFIEQTTPVLPATEEERDTQPTLSFQRVLQRAVFHVQSSGRSEVTGANVLVAIFSEQESQAAYLLRKHEVSRLDVVNFISHGTRKDEPSQSSDNSGSQPGNEEQAGGEERMENFTTNLNQLARVGGIDPLIGREKELERAIQVLCRRRKNNPLLVGESGVGKTAIAEGLAWRIVQGDVPEVMADCTIYSLDIGSLLAGTKYRGDFEKRFKALLKQLEQDTNSILFIDEIHTIIGAGAASGGQVDAANLIKPLLSSGKIRVIGSTTYQEFSNIFEKDRALARRFQKIDITEPSVEETVQIINGLKPKYEAHHDVRYTAKAVRAAVELAVKYINDRHLPDKAIDVIDEAGARARLMPVSKRKKTVNVADIESVVARIARIPEKSVSRSDRDTLKNLGDRLKMLVFGQDKAIEALTEAIKMARAGLGHEHKPVGSFLFAGPTGVGKTEVTVQLAKALGIELLRFDMSEYMERHTVSRLIGAPPGYVGFDQGGLLTDAVIKHPHAVLLLDEIEKAHPDVFNLLLQVMDNGTLTDNNGRKADFRNVVLVMTTNAGVRETERKSIGLIQQDNSPDAMDEIKKIFTPEFRNRLDNIIWFDHLSTTVIHQVVDKFIVELQVQLDQKGVSLEVSQEARDWLAAKGYDRAMGARPMGRVIQDNLKKPLANELLFGSLVDGGQVTVALDSAKNTLTYDFQSAPKHKPEAAH
- the cspD gene encoding cold shock-like protein CspD — translated: MEMGTVKWFNNAKGFGFICPEGGGEDIFAHYSTIQMDGYRTLKAGQAVRFDVHQGPKGNHASVIVPVEAETAA
- the clpS gene encoding ATP-dependent Clp protease adapter ClpS; amino-acid sequence: MSKRDWLDFEQLVDDEVRDAIKPPSMYKVILVNDDYTPMEFVIDVLQKFFSYDVERATQLMLTVHYEGKAICGVFTAEVAETKVAMVNQYARENEHPLLCTLEKA
- the macB gene encoding macrolide ABC transporter ATP-binding protein/permease MacB gives rise to the protein MTALLELRDIRRSYPSGDGSVEVLKGITLSIHAGEMVAIVGASGSGKSTLMNILGCLDKPTSGIYRVAGTDIAQLDGDALARLRREHFGFIFQRYHLLSHLTAAQNVEVPAVYAGSERRARMERAHELLGRLGLGDRADYQPSQLSGGQQQRVSIARALMNGGEVILADEPTGALDSHSGEEVMAILHQLKAQGHTVIIVTHDPQVAAQAERIVEIRDGEIVRNPPASRQGGGLRARPQAEPSAWRQFTSGFREALVMAWRAMAANKMRTLLTMLGIIIGIASVVSIVVVGDAAKQMVLADIRAIGTNTIDVYPGKDFGDDDPRYQQALKYDDLLAIQKQPWVRSATPAVSKSLRLRANNIDVAASAEGVGPQYFNVYGMTFSEGNTFNELQLNSRAQVVVLDSNTRRQLFPNKAKVVGEVILVGNMPATVIGVADEKQSMFGSSKILRVWLPYTTMAGRVMGQSWLNSITVRVNEGYDSETAEKQLLRLLELRHGKKDVFTWNMDSILKTAERTTHTLQLFLTLVAVIALVVGGIGVMNIMLVSVTERTREIGIRMAVGARASDVLQQFLIEAVLVCLVGGALGVTLSLMIAFILQLVLPGWEIGFSPLALVTAFICSTLTGVLFGWLPARNAARLDPVDALARE